In Leishmania donovani BPK282A1 complete genome, chromosome 1, one DNA window encodes the following:
- a CDS encoding CLC-type chloride channel, putative has translation MHSSLPMAEQMARAGGGGGAASGADEGITNLVVNVPEADWATIDCISSHTEAAERAAMWRRHSATAAASSSYGDTWSVYSPEGEAFFAAMACGIVLGCLGVFSDACAHWVSAFRSGICANFFWLGRNMCCVDSRECGEYYSWGEFFLGRDNHVVAFVDFVMYVSFSTMAAVTAAYLCKTYAPYASGGGIAEVKTIVSGHHVKRYLGGWTLITKVVGMCFSTGSGLTVGKEGPFVHIGACVGGIISGALPSYQQEAKERELITAGAGGGMAVAFGAPVGGVIFALEDVSTSYNFKALMAALICGVTAVLLQSRVDLWHTGRIVQFSVNYQHNWHFFELPMFAAIGCFGGFIGSTFSVVNLHVGRWRKRHLRQWRIVEVAVVAAVTAVVNFLTPYGSGSMLELLGDCFQDCTPNGTIEMCEDSDMRAFFSLLVTATAKFAMFSYTVGTFLPAGILVPSLTIGALYGRAFGMMFRALQETYASSYIFTECYDQDLCVIPGVYAIVGAAAMLTGVTHMTICLAIIMFELTGSLEYMVPVIVGILCAKAAGEAVGVKGTYEIGIEENKLPYLDPKKEFYLDFVAQNVYGNKQFTVLTAYGLQVRDINELVTKMNVTGFPVVESPSDMTLLGYAPAKKIVRALQVAAARNSDVNLNTYIRFKTTPSHSREATFLEVDLTNILESCLLQVEPECSVKKLLYLFKSLGTHHILVCRYSKFEGFISKKDFINFMRVKEREENMEDDELERERCERVRQERHHEAATAAVDVAPVAARHN, from the coding sequence ATGCActcctcgctgccgatgGCTGAGCAGATGGCGcgagcaggcggcggtggcggcgcggccagCGGGGCCGACGAGGGCATCACGAACTTGGTCGTGAATGTTCCAGAGGCGGACTGGGCGACAATCGactgcatcagcagccacacggaggcggcggagcgggcgGCGATGTGGCGCCGCCATagcgccacagctgcggctTCTTCATCGTACGGCGACACGTGGTCCGTGTACAGCCCCGAGGGCGAGGCGTTCTTCGCCGCCATGGCATGCGGCATCGTTctcggctgcctcggcgtcTTCAGcgacgcgtgtgcgcactgGGTGAGCGCCTTCCGCTCTGGTATTTGCGCGAACTTCTTCTGGCTGGGCCGCAACATGTGCTGCGTCGACAGTCGTGAATGCGGCGAGTACTACTCGTGGGGCGAGTTCTTCCTCGGCCGCGACAACCATGTCGTGGCCTTTGTGGACTTCGTCATGTACGTCAGCTTCTCCACCATGGCGGCTGTCACGGCGGCGTACCTGTGCAAGACCTACGCCCCCTACGCCTCTGGCGGCGGCATTGCAGAGGTGAAGACGATCGTGTCGGGCCACCACGTCAAGCGGTATCTTGGGGGCTGGACGCTGATCACGAAGGTGGTGGGCATGTGCTTCTCGACAGGGTCTGGCTTGACCGTGGGGAAGGAGGGCCCCTTTGTCCACATCGGCgcctgcgtcggcggcatTATCTCCGGCGCCCTGCCGAGCTATCAGCAGGAGGCCAAGGAGCGTGAGCTCATCACCGCCGGCGCGGGCGGTGGCATGGCCGTTGCTTTCGGTGCCCCCGTCGGCGGGGTCATCTTCGCCTTGGAGGATGTCTCCACGTCGTACAACTTCAAGGCCCTCATGGCGGCCCTCATCTGCGgcgtgacggcggtgctgctccagTCGCGCGTGGATCTCTGGCACACCGGCCGCATCGTGCAGTTTAGTGTCAACTACCAGCACAACTGGCACTTCTTCGAGCTCCCCATGTTTGCGGCGATCGGATGCTTTGGCGGGTTCATCGGGTCCACCTTCAGCGTCGTGAACCTGCACGTCGGCCGGTGGCGCAAGAGGCACttgcggcagtggcggatCGTCGAGGTCGCCGTCGTGGCTGCCGTCACCGCTGTCGTGAACTTCTTGACGCCCTACGGCTCCGGTAGCATGCTGGAGCTTCTCGGCGACTGCTTTCAGGACTGCACACCAAACGGCACCATTGAGATGTGCGAGGACAGCGACAtgcgcgccttcttctctctcctcgtcaCCGCCACGGCAAAATTTGCCATGTTCTCCTACACCGTCGGCACCTTCCTGCCCGCCGGCATCCTTGTGCCGTCGCTCACGATCGGCGCTCTGTACGGCCGCGCCTTTGGTATGATGTTCCGCGCGTTGCAGGAGACCTACGCCAGCTCGTACATCTTCACGGAGTGCTACGACCAGGACCTGTGCGTCATCCCTGGCGTGTACGCGAtcgtcggcgcggcggccatgcTGACCGGCGTCACCCACATGACCATCTGCCTGGCAATCATCATGTTCGAGCTCACGGGCTCGCTGGAGTACATGGTGCCCGTCATTGTGGGCATACTCTGCGCCAaggccgccggcgaggcTGTCGGGGTGAAGGGTACGTACGAAATCGGCATCGAGGAGAACAAGCTGCCTTATCTAGACCCGAAGAAGGAGTTCTATCTCGACTTCGTTGCCCAGAACGTCTACGGGAACAAGCAGTTCACCGTCCTGACGGCGTACgggctgcaggtgcgcgacATCAACGAACTCGTCACGAAGATGAACGTCACCGGCTTCCCCGTCGTCGAGTCGCCCAGTGACATGACGCTGCTCGGATACGCGCCTGCAAAGAAGATTGTGCGGGCCCTCCAAgtggccgcggcgcgcaACAGTGACGTGAACCTCAACACATACATTCGCTTCAAGACAACGCCGTCCCACTCGCGCGAAGCCACCTTCCTCGAGGTGGACCTCACGAACATCCTGGAGAGCTGCCTGCTGCAGGTAGAGCCGGAGTGCTCCGTGAAGAAGTTGCTGTACCTGTTCAAGTCCCTCGGCACCCACCACATCCTCGTCTGCCGCTACTCGAAGTTCGAGGGCTTTATTAGCAAGAAGGACTTCATCAACTTCATGCGCGTCAAGGAACGCGAGGAAAACATGGAGGACGATGAGCTGGAGCGAGAGCGGTGTGAACGAGTCCGTCAGGAGCGCCATCACGAggccgcaacggcagcggtcGACGTCGCGCCAGTGGCTGCCCGGCACAACTGA
- a CDS encoding glutaredoxin-like protein — protein sequence MLPFSYRVLMRGVSAVAGASSVALQHRALAGTTRSFSSSSLVWLAPSAPTTQTPPAMGGDTDAEETHPDFQPRMVSSDLAQDEIAMIKKDIDDTIRDEDIVVFIKGVPEAPMCAFSKRMIDVMEALGVEYTSFDVLAHPVVRSYVKEVSEWPTIPQLFVKGEFAGGVDIILKMAEGGDLQMLLDQKGIKHRDTKP from the coding sequence ATGCTGCCGTTTTCTTACCGCGTGCTCATGCGCGGCGTATCGGCGGTGGCCGGTGCGTCGTCCGTGGCTCTGCAGCATCGCGCGCTGGCGGGGACGACGCGCtcgttcagcagcagcagcctggTGTGGTTGGCGCCATCCGCGCCGACAacgcagacgccgccggcgatgggCGGCGATACGGACGCTGAGGAGACGCACCCTGATTTTCAGCCCCGCATGGTATCCAGCGACCTCGCGCAGGACGAGATCGCCATGATCAAGAAGGATATAGACGACACAATCCGCGATGAGGACATTGTCGTGTTCATCAAGGGCGTTCCGGAGGCGCCAATGTGCGCCTTCTCGAAGCGCATGATTGACGTGATGGAGGCGCTTGGGGTGGAGTACACCTCATTCGACGTGCTCGCTCACCCGGTGGTGCGCAGCTACGTGAAGGAGGTGAGCGAGTGGCCGACGATCCCGCAGTTGTTTGTGAAGGGTGAGtttgccggcggcgtcgacatCATCCTGAAGatggcggagggcggcgactTGCAGATGCTGCTGGATCAGAAGGGCATCAAGCATCGTGATACCAAACCGTAG